One stretch of Anabrus simplex isolate iqAnaSimp1 chromosome 3, ASM4041472v1, whole genome shotgun sequence DNA includes these proteins:
- the Slimp gene encoding serine--tRNA synthetase-like protein Slimp, which translates to MFVFNTMFVLKHAGFHLQRQAILSIGIVKLKHSSSALFVTGEKANQTVSILTPYVDMNDHFQDIPRLERNISLRGMKLNVTQLSEQWQILQNLVSDKLSLEERRNEIAERIKELKKMGITNDMEKYRIQGKVLRNELKTLMKTLWSLEENVILKALKLPNVLNPHTPDNLEKVVSEYGEVYKGISVDHIVNGKKGSLLEYLSPMHYYFKGAAALYEMCILSFFADELKNNNFLPFSNADFSRSIVVEGVGMDYHNPQSVFTLKEVTDSLYSHNREHLVGGASLFSFCAFHAKHVIQSEFLPVRYFSIGNQYKPARNKSHEMGLFNVCQSSVVEIFLVVPDCYDAMMAEFHRTLDLLTRLYKQLGYHFRIVYLPPLELKPWESLRASIQLFSPCLQSYIEVGHLSTCDTYISKRLLMYYENVASHERKFVRILSGTALSVPIILGCVLESEPLVSTNGLKIPNPISKNVFCTL; encoded by the coding sequence ATGTTTGTGTTCAACACAATGTTTGTACTTAAGCATGCTGGTTTCCATCTGCAGCGACAAGCCATTCTTTCCATTGGTATAGTAAAATTAAAACATTCTAGTTCAGCTCTTTTTGTAACAGGTGAAAAAGCCAACCAAACAGTGTCAATTCTTACTCCTTATGTTGATATGAATGATCATTTCCAAGATATCCCCAGACTTGAAAGAAATATATCTCTCCGtgggatgaaattaaatgttactCAGTTAAGTGAGCAGTGGCAAATATTACAGAATCTTGTTTCAGATAAACTTTCCCTTGAAGAGAGGCGAAATGAAATAGCAGAAAGAATAAAAGAACTAAAAAAGATGGGTATTACTAATGATATGGAAAAGTATAGAATTCAGGGCAAAGTCTTGAGGAATGAATTGAAAACTCTAATGAAAACATTATGGTCTTTGGaagaaaatgtaattcttaaagCATTAAAATTACCTAATGTTTTAAATCCACACACTCCAGATAATCTTGAGAAAGTAGTTTCTGAGTATGGTGAAGTATATAAAGGAATTAGTGTTGATCACATTGTAAATGGGAAGAAAGGATCACTACTTGAGTATTTAAGTCCTATGCATTACTACTTCAAAGGAGCTGCTGCTCTTTATGAGATGTGTATATTGAGTTTTTTTGCTGAtgaattaaaaaataacaatttcctcccattttccaatgCAGATTTTAGTCGCAGCATTGTTGTGGAAGGTGTGGGTATGGACTATCATAATCCTCAATCAGTGTTTACCCTGAAAGAAGTGACAGATTCTCTATACAGTCATAATCGTGAACATTTGGTGGGTGGTGcatcattattttcattttgtgCTTTTCATGCCAAGCATGTTATTCAGTCAGAATTCCTACCTGTCAGGTACTTTTCTATAGGCAATCAGTATAAACCTGCACGAAACAAATCTCATGAAATGGGTTTGTTTAATGTTTGTCAGTCGTCTGTTGTGGAAATATTTTTAGTTGTACCTGATTGTTATGATGCCATGATGGCAGAATTTCATCGCACTCTTGATTTACTCACAAGACTTTATAAGCAGTTAGGATATCATTTTAGGATTGTATATTTGCCACCATTAGAACTGAAACCATGGGAAAGTTTACGTGCAAGTATTCAGTTGTTCTCTCCTTGTTTACAGTCTTATATTGAAGTGGGTCATTTATCAACATGTGATACTTACATAAGCAAAAGACTTCTTatgtattatgaaaatgttgcttCTCATGAACGCAAGTTTGTGCGTATCCTATCTGGTACAGCACTATCAGTTCCCATAATTTTGGGTTGTGTCTTAGAAAGTGAGCCACTTGTTAGTACTAACGGCTTGAAAATCCCAAACCCAATCAGCAAAAATGTATTTTGTACTCTGTGA